From the genome of Gorilla gorilla gorilla isolate KB3781 chromosome 4, NHGRI_mGorGor1-v2.1_pri, whole genome shotgun sequence:
CAGCCATCAGAGCCACCTAAGAAGGTCGAACCATCTCCAGTCCTACAGCAGCCCCCAACTCAGCTTTTAGAGCCAACTAAAGAGGTAGAATCCTCTCCAGTCTAGCAGGCAAGCCCTGCTCAGTCTTCAGAGCCCCCTATGGTGACAGAACCCTCTCTGACCCAGCAGATAGCCCCATCTTTGCCTCCAGAGTTCCTTCAGGAGGTTGGACCATATCTAACTCAGCAGGAGGTTCCAGCTCAGATTCCAGAGCCCTCTATGGAGGCAGAACCTTCTCCAACCCAGCAGGAGGCCACAGTTCAGGTTCCAGAGCCCCCTAAGGACATAGAACTTTCAAGCCAGCAGATGGTCCCACTTCAGCTTCCATGGCCACCTAAGGAGGTTGCAGCTCAACATCCAGCTCACTATGAGGTGACAGTTCCAACACAAGGGCAGGATCAAGCTCAGCACTCAATATTAACCAGTTTCACAGTTCAACCTTTGGATCTGGGGCTTACCATCACTCCAGAATCCATGACAGATATTGAACTTTCTCCAACCATGCAGGAgaccccaactcagcctcctaagaaaGTTGTACCCCAACTTCCAGCATATCAAGAGGTAACAGTCGCAACACCAGGTCAGGATCAAGCTCAGCATTCAATGTCACCCAGCATTACAGTTCAACCTTTGCACCTGGGACTTACCATAAGTCCAGAATCCAGTACAGAGGTTGAACATCCTACACCCTTGAAGAAGACTATAGTTCCTCCAAACCACCCTAAGGTGACACTTCCACATCCAGGCCATATTCAGACTCAGCATTCAAACCTGACTCAAGCCACAGTTCAACCTTTGGATCAGGGGCTTACCATCACTCCAGAATCCACTACAGAGGTTGAACCTTCTACAGCTCTGACGACTACATTTTCTTCTCCAAAACATCCTGAGGTGAGACTTCCACCTTCAGACAAGGGTCAGACTCAACTCACAATTCAACCTTTAGATCGGGGGCTTACCATCACGCCTGAATCCACTACAAAGGTTGAACCTTCTACAGCCCTGACGACTACAGCTCCTGCTCCAAAACGCCATGAGGTGACATTTCCACCCCCAGACAAAGGTCAGGCTCAGCATTCAAGCCTGACTCAACTCACAATTCAATCCCTTACCATAACTACAGAGCCTACTAGAGGTTAAAATGTCTCCAACCATGAAGGAGAACTCATATGCCTGATGATCTGCAGTCTGATCTTCATCTACattttgaaccttacttttgaggtGAAAAGCTAAGCTAGGGCCTGGTTCTGGTCCCAGTCTAGCATTGGAACCACTTCTAGGAACATTTCTTGCAGAGTCAGCTTGTCATACAGATCCTGATCTACattttgaaccttacttttgaggtGAAAAGCTGAGCTAGGGCCTGGTTCTGGTCCCAGTCTAGCATTGGAACCAATTCTAGGAACGTTTCTTGCTGAGTCAGCTTGTCATACCGATCCTGATCTACATTTTGAACCTACTTTTGAGGTGAAAAGCTAAGCTAGGGCCCGGTTCTGGTCCCAGTCTAGCATTGGAACCACTTCTAGGAACGTTTCTTGCTGAGTCAGCTTGTCATACAGATCCTGGTCTACattttgaaccttacttttgaggtGAAAAGCGAAAGGCAATGGAAGGGTGCCATGGACAAAAAGGGTCGAGAGGCATGGCAAAGAAGGCAAAAGTTCCTTTATTAAGCTCTCGGGCGAGGTTCACTGGTCCGCAGGGCAGGGCTAGGGAAGTCGCACTGTGTTGTAGGTGCAGCATGCTTATATGGACACTAGGTGAGTTAGGGGCGGATTCGGGGTGGGGCAAGGGCGGACTTAGTTAGGTTTCGTTTTCCTGAGTGTGACGCGCCTTGGGCATGCGTGCTTGCTGGGATGGCGGGAACGGGGGGAAGATGAACCCGCTAATGCTGAGTCAGGGTGGCCAAGATGGTTGCCTGTCACCATCTTGGGGCCTTCACCGGAGTCCAAACAAAAAGCTAAGCTAGGGCCTGGTTCTGGTCCCAGTCTAGCATTGGAACCACTTCTAGGAATGTTTCTTGCTGAGTCAGCTTGTCATACAGATCCTGATCTACATTTTGAACCTACTTTTGAGGTGAAAAGCTAAGCTGGGGCCTGGTTCTTGTCCCAGTCTAGCATTGTAACCACTTCTAGAaacatttcttcttgagtcagcttGTCATACAGATCGTGGTCTACACTTTCAACCTACTTTTGAGTTGAATAGCTAAGCTAGGGCCTGGCTCTGGTCCTAGTCTTGCATTGGAACCACTTCTAGGAACGTTTCTTGCTGAGTCAGCTTGTCATACAGATCCTGATGTGCAGCAGCAAACTGCTCTGGCTCCAGGGGCAGTTCTCCAGCTGAATCTGTGCCTACGAATGGAATCAAAGTCTCATCAAAGTCTCAGTCAGTTCCTGAGGCAGAAGAGATGGGTGTGTCTTATCCAAGATTTCTCTTGCTCCAGGGGCAGGTCTCCAGCTGAATCTGTGCCTATGAATGCAATCAAAGTCTCATCAAAGTCTCAGTTCCTGAGGCAGAAGAGATGGGTGTGTCTTATCCAAGATTTCTCTTATGGAACAAAGTTACAttaaagccaatttaaaagcctatgtaaaaaaattattattattgctgcaatgtatacaaatatatagaccaatatAATAGGTTAACTAttcctaccatgatttgtctttagtaaaatgggaaactggagaaaaACTTATGTTTCCAAATGATTATATATCTgtgttagattctagtcttgcctaattttttttcaatttggattACTTTCTACAGTTTGGACCaaattctaacttttttttattacaagtctccaaaataatttttaaattttttttccttcttttttccatttttcctaatttggggtcactgaaaactaagctgtgctttctTAAAATCCTGTGAACTGAAGCcagacaacttaaacttcagaagaaaataacggcaacctatttacatacataaaccactttcatacctgcctactgATGCATAGACTTCAGAGTAATTTGGCCTATATCAAATGtttccaggattgttcttttgtttgttgttgttttctctctcttcctcccactaTTTTCTCTTCACAGGACATGAGACTTAACAACCTGCTAAAAATGAGCTTTTGGGACCTACTCATCAAGGAATAAACTGTCCTCGCCATGAGAGATCAAATGAAACCTGAgaccagagactcattttcttgtaaaatgctttctccaacagatttttaaaaagaaaaggggggaaatgtgaaaggaaaatatctgtgGTCCCCAAAATCACGAAGGAAAAGTTAACccgggaactgc
Proteins encoded in this window:
- the LOC109026918 gene encoding leucine-rich repeat-containing protein 37A3-like yields the protein MVTEPSLTQQIAPSLPPEFLQEVGPYLTQQEVPAQIPEPSMEAEPSPTQQEATVQVPEPPKDIELSSQQMVPLQLPWPPKEVAAQHPAHYEVTVPTQGQDQAQHSILTSFTVQPLDLGLTITPESMTDIELSPTMQETPTQPPKKVVPQLPAYQEVTVATPGQDQAQHSMSPSITVQPLHLGLTISPESSTEVEHPTPLKKTIVPPNHPKVTLPHPGHIQTQHSNLTQATVQPLDQGLTITPESTTEVEPSTALTTTFSSPKHPEVRLPPSDKGQTQLTIQPLDRGLTITPESTTKVEPSTALTTTAPAPKRHEVTFPPPDKGQAQHSSLTQLTIQSLTITTEPTRG